In Haloarcula salinisoli, one genomic interval encodes:
- a CDS encoding competence/damage-inducible protein A produces the protein MRVAVVTVGDELLVGETVNTNAAWLGEQLRDRGVTVERMTTLPDRTADIARVVNEYHADYDAVIVTGGLGPTHDDVTVDGVAAAFGREVVESDAAIEWLAEYGGYSHEDLTEGTGELPAGSRMLPNHEGVAPGCVVENCYVLPGVPTEMKRMFAEVADDFAGEARHVVTVDAAEPESALLDRMGKVRQLFPVKVGSYPGEYVTVRFEGTDAEAVEEAAAWLRERVDPVEE, from the coding sequence ATGCGCGTCGCGGTGGTCACAGTCGGGGACGAACTGCTCGTCGGCGAGACGGTCAACACGAACGCCGCGTGGCTGGGTGAACAGCTACGGGACCGCGGTGTCACCGTCGAGCGGATGACCACGCTGCCCGACCGGACCGCCGATATCGCCCGCGTCGTCAACGAGTACCACGCCGACTACGACGCCGTCATCGTCACCGGCGGGCTGGGCCCGACCCACGACGACGTGACCGTCGACGGGGTCGCCGCGGCCTTCGGCCGCGAGGTAGTCGAGAGCGACGCGGCAATCGAGTGGCTGGCCGAGTACGGCGGCTACAGCCACGAAGACCTGACTGAGGGGACCGGCGAGTTGCCGGCGGGAAGCCGTATGCTCCCCAACCACGAGGGGGTCGCGCCGGGCTGTGTGGTCGAGAACTGCTACGTCCTGCCGGGGGTCCCTACGGAGATGAAGCGGATGTTCGCCGAGGTGGCCGACGACTTCGCCGGCGAGGCCCGCCACGTGGTCACCGTCGACGCGGCCGAGCCCGAGAGCGCGCTGCTCGACCGGATGGGGAAAGTCAGGCAGCTGTTTCCGGTAAAAGTCGGAAGCTATCCCGGCGAGTACGTGACCGTGCGGTTCGAGGGGACCGACGCCGAGGCCGTCGAGGAGGCCGCGGCGTGGCTTCGCGAGCGGGTCGACCCCGTCGAAGAGTGA
- a CDS encoding CARDB domain-containing protein: MVVLVSIGAAGFSGSAAAQESTLDEMEGSGTAQDPYVITTVDELQAMNQDRDAHYVLGNDIDAGETENWNTGAGFRPIGNNPNSDEAEGGRFSGTFDGQNHTISGLTVDRPTRNDVGLFGDSTGTVKHVRITDASMAGKQSVGVAVGGNSGTVTDVTVTGTVSGTVSVGGLAGANTGQIAASGANVDVTATKRSAGGLAGSFGGDSGEIRRSYATGDVDGVDYVGGVVGTTNGGVVASVFATGAVNGTENVGGLVGEHNEARLVRGYFTGTATGTNQVGGAVGDIRQDGSIARAYTTGDVRGDDDAGAVAGYISQREAQLSEVYWNSQVSASKAFGVDDTESVTGPITGLTTDEMTGQAARENMNGLNFGPAWAATDEYPVHRWAVETVSFSIEVTRIARGDTTDATVTLELVDGRTVTASETASYGTNSSVASVDAGTVSTSETGTAEVTATIAGQTKTETLTVLEPPNITATAVSIDEDLVAQNAPVDIVTTVVNTGDIAGEDTVSLRIDGETVSEVTVSGEPDVEQNVTVDWQPESLGTYDVAVDDASAGTVEVVEPPELTTESAVANVSVVSAGASVPVSVTIANDDRLRGARNATLSVDGENVTSELVSVEPDTETTTALSWTPEEPGTYDLAVDGVSAGTVEVVPADSITVENVSTPANATGGESFDVDVTVNNTADVTVSERLRLTANGQTVGTTWAELPANDTTTVAVSGVVNNSGTTTLSAESTSSSVSADLSVLEPASFALTALDAPSSVTAGESATVSATIENQGGVAGSQSVRLSLGGTQVTSESVELAAGASTTVSGDISPSSAGETRVTAQTDDDNRTATVTVDAASTPTTPGAAGTDTSSGSGPGFGVAAAVVALLAGAALWRRR; this comes from the coding sequence ATGGTAGTGCTCGTGAGCATCGGCGCCGCAGGCTTCTCGGGGTCGGCCGCGGCACAGGAATCGACGCTCGACGAGATGGAGGGCAGCGGGACCGCCCAGGACCCGTACGTCATCACCACCGTCGACGAGCTCCAGGCGATGAACCAGGACCGGGACGCCCACTACGTCCTCGGCAACGACATCGACGCCGGCGAGACCGAGAACTGGAACACCGGTGCTGGATTCAGGCCAATCGGTAACAATCCCAACTCCGACGAGGCAGAAGGTGGTCGATTCTCCGGAACCTTCGACGGGCAGAACCACACCATTTCAGGACTCACCGTCGACCGGCCGACGAGAAACGACGTGGGACTGTTCGGCGATAGTACCGGGACAGTGAAACACGTCAGGATAACCGATGCGTCGATGGCGGGCAAACAGAGTGTCGGCGTTGCCGTTGGCGGAAATAGTGGCACCGTGACCGACGTGACGGTGACCGGTACCGTCTCGGGAACTGTCAGTGTCGGTGGTCTGGCCGGGGCGAATACCGGCCAAATCGCGGCGTCTGGCGCAAATGTGGACGTGACCGCGACGAAACGAAGTGCCGGGGGTCTCGCCGGTAGCTTTGGCGGTGACAGTGGTGAGATTCGTCGCTCGTACGCGACCGGTGACGTGGACGGCGTTGATTACGTCGGCGGGGTCGTCGGAACGACGAACGGCGGCGTCGTTGCGTCCGTGTTTGCTACCGGGGCGGTGAACGGTACTGAAAACGTCGGTGGTCTGGTCGGCGAACATAATGAGGCACGGCTGGTTCGCGGTTACTTCACGGGGACTGCGACCGGGACGAACCAGGTTGGCGGTGCGGTCGGTGATATTCGTCAAGATGGGTCGATTGCCCGCGCCTACACGACAGGCGACGTACGCGGCGACGATGATGCTGGGGCGGTTGCTGGCTACATCTCACAGAGGGAGGCCCAGCTCAGTGAAGTATACTGGAACAGCCAGGTGTCGGCAAGCAAGGCTTTCGGTGTTGACGATACCGAGTCCGTCACCGGTCCAATCACCGGTCTCACCACCGACGAAATGACTGGACAGGCCGCCCGCGAGAACATGAACGGGCTGAACTTCGGACCGGCCTGGGCAGCGACGGACGAGTACCCGGTCCACCGCTGGGCCGTCGAGACCGTCTCGTTCTCCATCGAGGTCACCCGAATCGCACGTGGTGACACGACCGACGCGACCGTCACGCTCGAACTGGTCGACGGCCGTACCGTCACGGCGTCGGAGACTGCCAGCTACGGAACCAACAGCTCTGTTGCGTCGGTCGACGCCGGTACGGTTTCGACCAGCGAGACCGGCACTGCCGAGGTCACGGCGACTATCGCCGGCCAAACGAAAACGGAGACGCTCACCGTTCTCGAACCGCCCAACATCACGGCGACGGCGGTCTCGATAGACGAGGACCTCGTGGCCCAGAACGCCCCGGTCGATATCGTGACGACGGTCGTCAACACCGGGGATATCGCCGGTGAGGACACGGTTTCGCTGCGAATCGACGGCGAGACGGTCTCCGAAGTCACCGTCTCCGGTGAGCCGGACGTAGAGCAGAACGTCACTGTCGACTGGCAGCCCGAGTCGCTGGGCACCTACGACGTGGCTGTCGACGACGCCTCCGCTGGCACGGTCGAAGTAGTCGAACCGCCGGAGCTGACGACCGAGAGCGCAGTAGCGAACGTCTCTGTGGTCAGCGCCGGCGCGTCAGTGCCGGTGTCAGTGACCATCGCGAACGACGATCGTCTTCGTGGGGCACGCAACGCTACGCTTTCGGTCGACGGCGAGAACGTCACGAGCGAGCTGGTCTCGGTCGAACCCGATACCGAGACCACGACGGCGCTGTCGTGGACACCTGAGGAACCGGGCACCTACGACCTCGCCGTGGACGGCGTTTCGGCGGGCACTGTCGAGGTTGTCCCTGCCGATTCCATCACTGTCGAGAACGTCTCTACGCCTGCGAACGCGACCGGGGGCGAGTCCTTCGACGTGGACGTGACGGTCAACAACACCGCAGATGTCACAGTCAGCGAACGGCTGCGACTGACAGCGAACGGTCAGACCGTCGGCACGACGTGGGCGGAGCTGCCCGCCAACGACACGACCACGGTAGCGGTCTCCGGTGTCGTGAACAACTCGGGGACGACGACGCTGTCGGCCGAATCGACGAGCAGTTCGGTGTCGGCCGACCTGTCGGTGCTGGAACCCGCCTCGTTCGCTCTCACGGCACTGGACGCCCCGTCGTCCGTGACGGCCGGGGAAAGCGCCACGGTGTCCGCGACTATCGAGAACCAGGGCGGTGTGGCTGGCTCCCAGAGTGTGCGCCTGTCGCTCGGTGGCACGCAGGTCACGAGCGAGTCGGTCGAGCTGGCGGCCGGCGCGTCGACGACCGTCTCCGGTGATATCTCGCCGTCCTCCGCTGGCGAGACTCGGGTGACCGCACAGACCGACGACGACAACCGTACCGCGACGGTGACCGTCGACGCGGCTTCGACGCCCACCACCCCGGGTGCGGCCGGGACCGACACCTCCAGCGGGAGCGGGCCCGGCTTCGGTGTCGCTGCGGCCGTGGTCGCGCTGCTGGCCGGTGCTGCGCTGTGGCGACGTCGCTGA
- a CDS encoding ATP-binding protein — protein sequence MSFVIGREEGVDSGPAGDLGSYRALDGSEGAPLHIDLDGPHAMLIVGKRGYGKSYTLGVIAESLARSKGVAPVIIDPMGVFDTLGEEADGEPVPTTVIDDPAVTPRSLDPKSWCALLGLSPESGAGGLVWQAAGNCDSLAEMRAHVEETDAPKTDKRAATNHISLAESWGVFDEDGMTAADLGSSEITVVDVSGLDAAPMNAVARGIGEALYRARVDRDIPRLPWVLIDEAHTFFEGVARSALETILTRGRAPGVSLIMATQRPSVVPEVAVSQSDILISHRLTSEVDLEALDAAQPTYMKSSLGERLPTGPGEVVIIDDSTETVHAAQIRRRATPHGGDSPNASDVTLEE from the coding sequence GTGAGCTTCGTAATCGGACGAGAGGAGGGTGTCGATTCCGGGCCGGCAGGCGACCTCGGGTCCTACCGCGCCCTCGACGGGAGCGAGGGTGCGCCACTGCATATCGACCTCGACGGTCCCCACGCCATGCTCATCGTTGGGAAGCGTGGGTACGGGAAGTCCTACACCCTGGGCGTCATCGCGGAGTCGCTCGCGCGATCGAAGGGTGTCGCTCCGGTCATCATCGACCCCATGGGCGTCTTCGACACGCTGGGCGAGGAGGCCGACGGCGAGCCGGTGCCCACGACCGTCATCGACGACCCGGCCGTGACGCCGCGGTCGCTCGACCCCAAGTCCTGGTGTGCACTGCTGGGACTGTCCCCCGAGAGCGGCGCGGGCGGGCTGGTCTGGCAGGCCGCCGGGAACTGTGACTCGCTGGCGGAGATGCGCGCCCACGTCGAGGAGACCGACGCGCCCAAGACGGACAAACGGGCCGCGACGAACCACATCAGCCTCGCCGAGTCGTGGGGCGTCTTCGACGAGGACGGGATGACCGCGGCCGACCTCGGTTCGAGCGAGATTACGGTCGTCGACGTCTCCGGGCTCGACGCCGCACCGATGAACGCCGTCGCCCGTGGTATCGGCGAGGCGCTGTACCGCGCTCGGGTGGACCGGGACATCCCTCGGCTCCCGTGGGTACTCATCGACGAGGCCCACACGTTCTTCGAGGGTGTCGCACGGTCGGCGCTTGAGACCATCCTCACGCGTGGCCGCGCCCCCGGTGTGAGCCTCATCATGGCGACCCAGCGACCGAGCGTCGTTCCTGAGGTGGCCGTCTCCCAATCGGACATCCTCATCTCCCATCGCCTGACCTCAGAAGTGGACCTGGAGGCGCTGGACGCCGCCCAGCCGACGTACATGAAATCGTCACTGGGGGAGCGACTGCCGACCGGCCCCGGGGAGGTCGTCATCATCGACGACTCGACCGAGACCGTCCACGCTGCCCAGATACGGCGGCGGGCCACGCCCCACGGAGGGGACAGCCCGAACGCCAGCGACGTCACCCTGGAGGAGTGA
- a CDS encoding DUF7310 family coiled-coil domain-containing protein has protein sequence MTDIDRIEQRLAAVERTVTDGDHELNDIADLTDLADDIERVEQRLDSIEERVAELEGVYDALDGYVSNVRSVNENVEQQAGAAYAAVDRLEERVDELEHAVDPDLAAQSPSSNADRGAESATIQTEAAGSRRTDLEQTVDDIVPEEESNDDDEDGLMSSLTGVLGDEESKNGSSEEPVTTTPAESGNLDNGESPTEDKSDDDGDGFLSSLFK, from the coding sequence ATGACTGATATCGATCGAATCGAACAACGACTGGCCGCCGTCGAGCGGACCGTCACCGACGGCGACCACGAGTTGAACGATATCGCCGACCTCACAGATCTCGCGGACGATATAGAGCGAGTGGAACAGCGTCTCGACTCTATCGAGGAGCGGGTGGCCGAACTCGAGGGGGTGTACGACGCGCTGGATGGCTACGTGAGCAACGTCCGGTCGGTCAACGAGAACGTCGAGCAGCAGGCGGGCGCGGCGTACGCGGCCGTCGACCGGCTCGAAGAGCGCGTAGACGAGCTCGAACATGCGGTCGATCCCGACCTCGCCGCCCAGTCCCCGTCGAGCAACGCAGACCGGGGCGCCGAAAGCGCGACGATTCAGACCGAGGCCGCAGGTTCGCGCCGGACGGACCTCGAACAGACGGTCGACGATATCGTGCCGGAGGAGGAGAGCAACGACGACGACGAGGACGGCCTGATGTCGTCCCTGACAGGGGTGCTCGGCGACGAGGAGTCGAAAAACGGGAGCAGTGAGGAGCCGGTGACGACGACCCCGGCAGAGTCCGGCAACCTCGATAATGGTGAGTCACCGACAGAGGACAAGTCGGACGACGATGGCGACGGATTCCTCTCCTCGCTGTTTAAATAA
- a CDS encoding type II/IV secretion system ATPase subunit has protein sequence MSDNASSLQSMLGLDSFSMFGDDEDEGPCGCSVSFDDGTLVVDADDCSGDLAESVECRQTVIDELTDRGVERIHVHRNGREYRYEQDGVDLLTSAGRFIEMVGERDEQVAAEAARDPLSVATDLRSRVGPIADIGIESELISAGSGVGSYEQVLSPFVGLTVANYYVDRSMAEDARLAEVRELETGSEARIYERSDSVPFYSLDLVDLTLSSEERSVLMDAYEAIADGFVEGERAASRAIKHVADEDVDPVLTAVLEKHTQGYGILEDIFADPSVTDIYVTSPVGANPVRVVVDGQAMTTNVYITEKGVGALASRIRRTSGRAFSRASPTVDAKADLENGTGVRIAGVTDPVSEGVAFAFREQADDKFTLPGLVANGTMPAEAAAFLSVAIERNAAALIAGTRGAGKTTLLGTLLYELSPDTRTVIIEDTPELPVNPLQSVDRDIQALRTGSGSGPEISAADALKTALRLGDGALVVGEIRGEEAQVLYEAMRVGANANAVLGTIHGDGADSVFERVVSDLGVPPSSFGATDLVVTVQAYKTPNGRKRRLSAIEEVMVREDGIYFESLYEIEGDQAKSTGRIDRGESRLIHRLTGPAEEYADIRADIDERKEFIEDLAKDGVTGPHEVAPAYADHKQE, from the coding sequence ATGTCGGATAACGCTAGCTCATTGCAGTCCATGCTCGGCCTCGATTCCTTCTCTATGTTCGGGGACGACGAGGACGAGGGGCCGTGTGGCTGTTCCGTGTCCTTCGACGACGGGACACTGGTCGTCGACGCCGACGACTGCTCGGGCGACCTCGCCGAGAGCGTCGAGTGTCGGCAGACGGTCATCGACGAACTGACCGACAGGGGGGTAGAGCGGATACACGTCCACCGGAACGGACGTGAGTACCGCTACGAGCAGGACGGTGTCGACCTGTTGACCAGTGCCGGACGGTTCATCGAAATGGTCGGCGAGCGGGACGAACAGGTGGCGGCCGAGGCGGCCCGGGACCCGCTCAGTGTCGCGACGGACCTCCGTTCGCGTGTCGGTCCCATCGCCGATATCGGTATCGAGTCCGAACTCATCAGCGCCGGCAGTGGCGTGGGCTCCTACGAGCAGGTGTTGTCTCCGTTCGTCGGACTGACGGTCGCAAACTACTACGTGGACCGGTCGATGGCCGAGGACGCACGCCTGGCGGAGGTCCGCGAACTGGAGACCGGCAGCGAGGCCAGAATCTACGAGCGGTCCGATAGCGTCCCCTTTTACTCGCTGGACCTGGTTGACCTCACGCTGTCGAGCGAGGAGCGGTCGGTGCTCATGGACGCCTACGAGGCCATCGCCGACGGCTTCGTCGAGGGCGAACGGGCCGCCTCGAGGGCGATCAAACACGTGGCTGACGAGGATGTCGACCCTGTCTTGACCGCCGTGCTCGAGAAACACACGCAAGGGTACGGTATCCTCGAGGACATCTTCGCGGACCCGAGCGTCACGGACATCTACGTCACCTCGCCGGTCGGCGCGAACCCGGTTCGCGTGGTCGTGGACGGCCAGGCGATGACGACGAACGTCTACATCACCGAGAAGGGCGTCGGCGCGCTCGCCTCGCGTATCCGTCGGACAAGCGGACGGGCGTTCTCGCGGGCGAGCCCGACCGTCGACGCCAAGGCCGACCTTGAGAACGGGACCGGCGTCCGTATCGCGGGGGTCACCGACCCCGTCTCGGAGGGCGTCGCCTTCGCCTTCCGCGAACAGGCCGACGACAAGTTCACGCTGCCGGGACTGGTCGCCAACGGGACGATGCCGGCCGAGGCCGCGGCGTTCCTCTCGGTGGCCATCGAGCGCAACGCGGCGGCGCTCATCGCCGGGACGCGTGGCGCCGGGAAGACCACCCTGCTCGGGACGCTGCTGTACGAGCTCTCACCGGACACCCGGACGGTCATCATCGAGGACACGCCGGAGCTGCCGGTGAACCCGTTACAGTCTGTGGACCGGGACATCCAGGCGCTCCGGACCGGTTCCGGGAGCGGCCCGGAGATTTCGGCCGCGGACGCGCTGAAGACCGCGTTGCGCCTCGGTGACGGGGCGCTGGTGGTCGGTGAGATTCGGGGCGAGGAAGCCCAGGTCCTCTACGAGGCGATGCGCGTCGGTGCCAACGCGAACGCCGTGCTCGGGACCATCCACGGTGACGGGGCCGACTCCGTCTTCGAGCGGGTCGTCTCCGACCTCGGCGTCCCGCCCTCGTCGTTCGGCGCGACGGACCTCGTGGTCACGGTCCAGGCGTACAAGACCCCCAACGGGCGAAAGCGGCGACTGTCGGCCATCGAAGAGGTCATGGTCCGAGAGGACGGCATCTACTTCGAGTCCCTGTACGAGATCGAGGGCGACCAGGCCAAATCGACGGGCCGCATCGACCGGGGTGAGAGTCGGCTCATCCATCGCCTGACGGGCCCGGCCGAGGAGTACGCGGACATCCGGGCAGACATCGACGAGCGCAAGGAATTCATCGAGGACCTCGCGAAAGACGGCGTGACGGGGCCACACGAAGTCGCCCCGGCGTACGCGGACCACAAGCAGGAGTGA
- a CDS encoding secretion system protein — protein MGTLASLVLALAAMYPDDVDVSDELVEAIAFIEPAYTAEELVRAGYVAGVLAFFLPLPLVYTPVPLVAVLVICVVVSFLVMHGVHTAPHLLASLRRTRALGETPDLIGRAVLRMHIQPATENAVRFAAETGDGPLAASLESHIDRSIGTPDSGLISFAEDWSEDFPALQRSSHLLSAAQEAPDGERDRTLDRAMAAVLNGTREQMAEFTAAIRSPTTALYAFGVMLPLALVALVPAASLAGYPVSIWFFVVVYNVVLPVMLIAASVWLLVRRPVAFPPPDVKRSHPDVPDRTWPPFVYGALAGVCGAAVAIIVGSRHLAPLAGIGLGVGFTLVGYFRPIKEVREYVKDVEEHLVDALYIVGRQVSDNEAVESAIDHAGHRVPGETGDVFDDAAGIQKRLKTTVEEAFLGQYGALKDIPSVRTEGTAALLAIAADEGQPAGKSIVSMADHLEELREVERRTKRKLAMVTGTLTNTASFFGPLVGGATVGLASGMVGSGADVVEGGSALPTDQLGIVIGVYIITLAVILTTLSMALRHGLDRSVIGYRVGRALIFAVPIYLIATVAVGVIAGTDAPV, from the coding sequence ATGGGAACACTAGCTAGCCTGGTGCTGGCTCTGGCCGCGATGTATCCGGACGACGTCGACGTGAGCGACGAGCTCGTGGAGGCAATCGCCTTCATCGAGCCGGCGTACACGGCCGAAGAGCTCGTTCGGGCCGGCTACGTCGCGGGCGTCCTCGCCTTTTTTCTGCCCCTGCCGCTCGTCTACACGCCCGTCCCGCTGGTTGCCGTCCTCGTTATCTGTGTGGTCGTCTCCTTCCTGGTCATGCACGGGGTTCACACGGCCCCGCATCTCCTGGCCTCCCTCCGACGGACACGGGCACTCGGTGAGACGCCGGACCTCATCGGTCGTGCCGTCCTGCGGATGCACATCCAGCCAGCGACGGAGAACGCAGTTCGTTTCGCCGCCGAGACCGGTGACGGCCCGCTCGCGGCCAGCCTGGAGTCACACATCGACCGGTCTATCGGGACACCCGATTCGGGGCTCATCAGCTTCGCCGAGGACTGGTCGGAGGACTTCCCGGCGTTGCAGCGTTCCTCGCACCTCCTCTCGGCTGCACAGGAAGCACCCGATGGCGAGCGCGACCGAACGCTCGACCGGGCGATGGCCGCGGTGCTCAACGGCACCCGGGAGCAGATGGCGGAGTTCACCGCGGCCATCCGTAGCCCGACCACCGCGCTGTACGCGTTCGGTGTCATGCTTCCACTCGCACTGGTCGCGCTCGTCCCGGCCGCCTCGCTGGCGGGCTATCCGGTCTCCATCTGGTTCTTCGTGGTTGTCTACAACGTCGTCTTGCCCGTGATGCTCATCGCAGCCAGTGTCTGGTTGCTGGTGCGACGACCGGTCGCGTTCCCGCCGCCTGACGTCAAGCGCTCCCATCCCGACGTCCCCGACCGGACCTGGCCACCGTTCGTCTACGGTGCACTCGCCGGAGTCTGTGGGGCGGCGGTGGCGATCATCGTCGGTTCCAGGCATCTCGCACCGCTGGCCGGCATCGGCCTCGGGGTAGGATTCACCCTGGTCGGGTACTTCAGGCCTATCAAGGAGGTCCGCGAGTACGTCAAAGACGTCGAAGAGCATCTGGTCGATGCGCTGTACATCGTCGGTCGCCAGGTCTCGGACAACGAGGCCGTCGAGTCGGCCATCGACCACGCGGGCCACCGTGTCCCGGGTGAGACGGGCGACGTGTTCGACGACGCCGCCGGTATCCAGAAACGGCTCAAGACAACCGTCGAGGAGGCGTTCCTCGGACAGTACGGAGCACTCAAGGACATTCCCTCGGTTCGAACGGAAGGGACCGCTGCCTTGCTGGCTATCGCGGCCGACGAGGGCCAGCCGGCCGGGAAGTCCATCGTCTCGATGGCCGACCACCTAGAGGAGCTACGGGAAGTCGAACGCCGGACCAAACGCAAGCTCGCGATGGTGACCGGGACACTCACGAACACGGCCTCCTTCTTCGGGCCGCTCGTCGGCGGGGCCACCGTGGGACTGGCCAGCGGGATGGTCGGGTCGGGGGCCGATGTGGTCGAAGGTGGCTCCGCGCTGCCGACGGACCAGCTCGGTATCGTCATCGGCGTCTACATCATCACGCTCGCGGTGATCCTGACGACGCTGTCGATGGCGCTCCGTCACGGCCTCGACCGCTCCGTTATCGGGTACAGGGTCGGCCGCGCGCTCATCTTCGCGGTACCGATATACCTCATCGCAACGGTCGCTGTCGGCGTCATCGCCGGTACCGACGCGCCAGTGTAG